DNA from Flavobacteriales bacterium:
ACGATGTCGATCACCGCGAAAAGGATCAGGAAGGCTTTGCCGATCTGGGCGAGGTCGAACATGGTTCAGGGGGCGATCAGGGACTCCAGCACGCGCGGATAGTGCTCATGCTCCAGCGCGTGGATCCGTTCGGCCAGCGACGCGGGCGTGTCCTCCTGAAGCACTGGGCACCGCGCCTGGAAGAGGACGCGCCCTTCGTCATAGCGCTCATTCACCAAGTGGATGGTGATGCCGCTCTCGCGCTCTTTGGCGGCGATCACCGCCTCGTGCACATGGTGCCCGTACATTCCTTTGCCACCGAACCGGGGCAGCAATGCCGGATGGATGTTCACGATGCGGTCGGGAAACGCATGCACCACCTCCGCCGGGATGAGCCGCATGAATCCGGCCAGCACCACCAGATCGATGCGCTGCCCTTGCAGCTCGCGCAGAACGGTTCCATCGCGGAGCTGCTGGCCGCTGAAGAGGTAGGAGGGCACGCCGAAACCCCAGGCTCGCTGCAGCACCCCGGCCTTGGGCTGGTCGCTGCCCACGAGCGCCACCAAGGCGGCTGGATGGCCGGCGAAGCGCTCCATGAGCTGTTGGGCATTCGACCCTGAGCCGGAGGCCAGGATGGCGATGCGTACCATGGCGCGAAGGTGCGACCTTCGGCGCAAGCCGGATGCCATGTGCTGTGCAGGCCATCAAGGAGCGGCCCCCAAGCCCCGGAGACCGCCGTCGTGCGGCACCAAGCGGAAGTTGGGACTTTCCCGCTGATAACCAAGGCTTTCCGTCCAGGCCGCTCGGTCGGTCAAGCGCACGCGAGTCCCCTCCGATCAGGCGTTCGCGGTGCATAAGTAGGCCGGCAGGCGCCGGGGCTTGCGCATGTGAAAATGTCTTTCCTTTGGGGCCTCATCACAAAAACGAACGGACATGTCGGACATCAAGTCAAGGGTCATCGCGATCATCGTGGACAAGCTTGGCGTGGACCAGGGCGAAGTCACCATGGAAGCGAGCTTCACCAACGACCTTGGCGCTGACAGCCTCGATACCGTCGAGCTCATCATGGAGTTCGAGAAGGAGTTCAACATCGCCATCCCCGACGACCAGGCCGAAAAGATCCAGACCGTGGGTCAGGCTGTGGAGTACGTGGAGAAGAACGCGAAGTAATCCCTGCGCATGCAGCTCAGGCGTGTGGTCGTCACCGGTCTGGGCGCGCTCACTCCCCTCGGGAACACCCTCAAGGCATACTGGGAGGGCCTGGTGAGCGGCCGTAGCGGAGCCGCGCCCATCACCCGGTTCGACGCCAGCAAGTTCAAGACCCAGTTCGCCTGCGAGGTGAAGGGCTTCAATCCGGAGGACTTCCTTGACCGCAAGGAGGCCCGGAAGATGGACCCCTTCGCGCAGTATGCGCTGGTGTGTTCGGACGAGGCCCTGAAGGACAGCGGCTTGCTGGAGAGCGGCGTGGACCGCGACATGGTGGGCGTGATCTGGGGCAGCGGGATCGGCGGGCTGAAGACCTTCCAGGATGAGTGCATCGGGTACGGCAAGGGCGATGGAACCCCGCGCTTCAACCCCTTCTTCATCCCCAAGATGATTGCCGATAGCGCGGCAGGGCTCATCAGCATGCGACACACGCTGCGGGGCCCCAGCTATGTGACCGTGAGCGCCTGCGCCTCGAGCAACAACTCGATGATCGATGCCTACAACTACATCCGCCTCGGCACCTGCGTGGCCGCGGTGACCGGTGGCAGCGAGGCGGCGATCTACGAGGCCGGTGTGGGGGGCTTCAATGCCTTGCACGCCATGAGCACGCGCAATGACGACCCGGCCACCGCATCGCGGCCCTACGATAAGGACCGTGACGGATTCGTGCTGGGAGAGGGCGGAGCCGCCATCGTGCTCGAGGACCTGGAGCACGCCTTGGCCCGCGGCGCACGCATTTATTGCGAGGTGGTGGGCGGCGGCATGAGCAGCGATGCCTATCACATCACCGCCCCGCACCCCGAGGGCCTCGGCGCAGAGCTGTGCATGAAGCATGCGCTGCGCGATGCCGGAATGCAGCCGGAGGAGATCGACTACATCAACACGCACGGCACCAGCACGCCCATCGGGGACCCGCAGGAGGTGAAGGCCATCCAGCGCCTATTCGGGGAGCACAGCTACAAGCTGAACATCAGCGCCACCAAGAGCATGACCGGCCATCTGCTGGGCGGGGCAGGCGCCATCGAGGGCGTGGCCGCCATCATGGCCGTCCACAGCGACATCGTGCCGCCCACCATCAACCACTTCACGGACGATCCCGAGATCGACCCGCAGCTGAACTTCACCTTCAACCAGGCGCAGCGGCGCACGGTGAATGCAGCGCTGAGCAACACCTTCGGCTTCGGCGGGCACAACACCTCGGTGATCTTCCGCAAGTACCGGTAGGTCCCCTTGATCAAGAGCCTTTTCAGCCGAGCGCGCAACCCCGAGGAGCGTCGGGTGAGGGCTTGGTGCCGCCAGACGCTGGGCCTGACGCCAGGGGACCTGCCTCTCTACCGGCAGGCGCTGCGCCATGTGAGCGCCGTTTCCGAGGAGCGCCCGGACCTGCCCGACAACGAACGCCTGGAGTTCCTCGGCGATGCCGTGCTCGATGCCATCATCGGCAACCTGCTATTCACGACCTATCCGGACCGGGGCGAGGGCTTCCTCACACGTATGCGCAGCAAGCTGGTGAGCCGCGCCCAGCTCAACCAGCTCGCCAAGCGCATCGGCATCGAGCGGGTGATCGAGACCACGGTGGTGCGCGCCCACGAGTCCTCGGTGCCAGGGAATGCGCTTGAGGCACTGATCGGAGCCCTGTTCCTCGACAAGGGGTTCGAGCGCACACGCAAGGTGGTGGTGCGCCTGATCAAGGATCACTTCGACCTGAAGGAGATCGAGAAGGAGGACCGCGATGGCAAGAGCCGGTTGCTCGAGTGGGGCCAGAAGCGCCGCCGGAAGGTGGAGTTCGTGGTGCGTGAGGAGGGCGGCGGCCGTGGGAAGCACTATGTCGCCGAGGTACGCATCAATGGCGAGGTGAAGGGCACGGGGCGCGGCGCCAGCAAGAAGAGCGCTGAGCAGGATGCTGCGCAGAGCGCTTTCCGAGGCATGCGCTCCCGGCGACCGGCGGGTGCCGGAGCCGAGGCCCACCCGGGTGCGCACGGGGCTTCGCGCCGCCCGGCCCGCTGAGCCAGCGCCCCGGCCGAGGGATACCTTTGGCCTGCCCCGCGAACGGGCGCTCCGCATGCCCAAGCACAGGCTCGATGATGCCGCTGCGCTGCCGGATGCCGTGGTTTTCGGCATCAGCTGCCATGTGCCGGATTACCGTCTCTGCTGGTCGCTGAACCGTGCCTTAGGCCTCGAACTCGAGCGCCGCCGCTCCGACATCGTGGAGCACGCCCGGGGCAAGGAGCTGCACTACACGGTGTTCGATCAGCGGGACGAGGAGTCCGAGGTGCGCTGGTCGCTTGTGAGCAACACCTGCGGCAAGCGCCGGCTCATCCCCTCGCAGCGGTCTGCCGATTTCTTCCTGGTGGTCGATCCGGAAGTCGCCGAAGCCCAGGACGGACTCCTCGGGCGCATCCGCGGCGCCGAGTTCGTGCTTACCGCATTCGCCCTGCCGATGAATGAACTGCGGATGGGGCACAAGTTGTTGCTTTGAAGCCCCAATGACAGAGCCCAAGACCAAGATCGTGGCCACCATCGGCCCCGCCAGCAGCTCCCGCGAGGTGCTGCGAGAGATGATGCTGAACGGCATGGACGTGTGCCGGCTCAACTTCAGCCATGGATCCTACGACTTCTACGCCGAGCTGATCGCCAACATCCGCTCGCTCAACGATGAGCTGGGCATGACCACCGCCATCCTGGCCGATCTGCAGGGCCCCAAGCTCCGCGTGGGCGCCATGGAGAGCGGCCCGATCGAGCTGAAGGACGGCGCGCTGCTCACCATCACCACCGATCCAGTTGCGGGCCGGCCGGGGCTGGTGAGCACGGTGTACAAGCAGTTCCCGCAGGATGTGAAGAAGGGCGAGCTGGTGCTGCTCGACGACGGCAAGCTCCGCCTTGAGGTGGTGGGCACCGATGGCCGTACGGAAGTCACCACGCGCGTGATCCATGGCGGGATGCTCAGCGCGAACAAGGGCATCAATCTGCCCAACACGCGCGTAAGCCTCCCCTGCCTCACCGAGAAGGATCGCGCTGACCTGGATTTCGCGCTTGATCATGAGGTGGATTGGATCGGCCTGAGCTTCGTGCGGAGCGCTCGGGACATCATCGAGCTCAAGGGTATCATCCAGCAGCGGGAGAAGCATGCGCGCGTGATTGCCAAGATCGAGAAGCCCGAGGCGCTCCGGGAAATCGACGAGATCATCCGGGAGGCCGATGCCCTGATGGTGGCGCGCGGCGACCTGGGCGTGGAGATACCCATGGAGAAGGTGCCGCTGGTGCAGAAGGATATCATCAAGCGGTGCCTGGCCCAGCACAGGCCCGTCATTGTGGCCACGCAGATGATGGAGAGCATGATCACCTCCATCACCCCCACGCGTGCCGAGGTCAATGACGTGGCCAACGCCGTGCTCGACCACGCCGATGCCGTCATGCTGAGCGCCGAGACGAGCGTGGGCAAGTTCCCGGTGGAGGTGGTGCGGGCGATGAACCGCATCCTCATGGAGATGGAGAGCAGCGACTCCATGTTCAATGTGGAGCAGCCCGACCTGCAGGACAACGACCGCATGGTCACGGACACCATCTGCATGGCCGCGGTGCGCATGGCGGCCGCCATCGACATCAAGGCGATAGTGACCATGACGCACAGCGGCTACACGGCCTTCAAGATCAGCAGCATGCGGCCCAAGGCGCACATCTTCGCCTTCACCAGCAACCGCCGCATCCTCAACATGCTCAACCTGGTCTGGGGCGTGCGCGCCCACTACTACGACAAGACGGTGAGCACGGACCATACCATCGCCGACATCAAGCACATCCTTCGCAGCAAGCGGTTCGTGCAGAAGGGCGAGCTCGTGGTGAACGTGGCCAGCATGCCCATCGCCGATCAGGGCATGGCCAACATGCTCAAGCTGAGCCCGGCCTAGAGCGGCTTCATTCAATGATCAGAAGCTGCCCATAGGCCGATGTGCCCGTGCTGACCCGCACCACATAAGCCCCCGGAGCGAGCTGCTCAACAGACAGGCGGTCTTCCGGCCCCTGCAACAGGAACTCACCCGCTATCCTGCCCCTCGTGTCGCTGATACGGCATTCGGCCGGACCGTTATGCGGCAGCATGATGAACGCCTCGCCCCTCGCCGGATTCGGCCTGACTCCGAACGAATCCTTCCTGGTCTCCGCCATCTGCGTGAAGTCATCGAGGCGCACCGCCCAGGTGTCTGACAAGCCTGCGTTCTGCTCCACATCACCGTTGGAGGAGGTGGTATAGCCCGCGAACAAGGTCCCGCCCAAAGGGTCGCTCGAGACCGCGAATGCGCGTTCGACCTGCGTTCCCCCGAAGCACCGCTCCCACAAGAGGCCGCCGCCCGCATCGACCAGCACCAGCCAACAATCCTCCGAGCCGTGCTGACCAGTCACATTCCCATTCAGGGAGTATGTGCTTCCGGCCAGCAGGTAGCGGCCTCCGGACAGGCCGGCAATCGCATTGAACCGGTCGTTCTGGCTACCGCCGAGCATGCGCTGCCACATCACGCCCCCCGAGTGGCTCAGCCGCAGCACCCATGCATCATAGGCCCCATGGCCGCCGAACACATCCCCGTCACCCGAGCGGGACTCGCCCACCAGGACCGCTCCGCCATCGGGCGTGGCGAAGGCCCCGTACGCCATGTCGTCCAAGGAGCCACCCAGCGCCCGGCACCACAGCAGCTCGCCTGTGGGCCCCAATCGGCAGGCACAGGCGTCCTTCAGGCCGTGAGCGCCTACCACGTCGCCATCTTGCGAGTCGGATTCACCCACCACCAGCATGCCTCCATCGGGCATGGCGCATAGCGCCCATGCGACATCGGTGAGCGAGCCGCCTACCGCGGCCTGCCAGAGCAGTTGGCCATCGGCCGATAGGCGCGCCACCCACATGTCGCTGGTGGTGCCGTCGCCATGAAGCCCGCTCACATCACCATCAACAGAGCGCGTGCTGCCGGCCACGAGCACATCGCCATTGGCCGCCATGGAAACGGCATTCGCCACGTCGCTTCCCGAGCCGCCTAGCGCGCGGAGCCAAACGATGGATCCTAGGGAATCGAGCCTGGCGACCAGGAAATCGGCCATGCCATGGTGCCCGGACACATCCCCATCATTCGACTGCGTTTCCCCGGCGATCACGCAACCGCCATCGGGCATCGCCATGATGGCGCAGCCGCGATCGTTGCCGGAGCCCCCGATGAGTCGTTGCCAGACCACCGCCCCGTCATCGCTCAGACCGAGCACCCATGCGTCCTGCAGGCCATGACCGCCCAGCACCAACCCATCGTTCGAGTTGGAGGTGCCCGCCAGCGCGAAGCCGCCGGGGACCACGCATGCACCGCGGGCCTGGTCCGAGAGGCTGCCGCCGAACGTGCGGCTCCATTGGATGCCGAACATGGGTTGAGCCGAGACCTGAAGGGCCAGGCCGATGGACAGGATTGCTGCGCCGGGCTTCATGCGATGGAGCGCTTGGGCGGATTGAAGGTAGTAAACGCCGGTTTCGCCCATTGCGCAGAACGCCCGTCGCCACCCACCGTCGCATCGCCGACATCAAGCACCTCCTCCGCAGCAACCGGTTCGTGCAGAAGGGCGAGCTCGTGGTGAACGTGGCCAGTATGCCCATCGCTGAGCAGGGCATGGCCAACATGCTGAAGCTGAGCCCGGCCCAGCGTGACGTCAACCAAGGATCGTGGATAGCCGTGCTTCCGCAGGAAGGAGGAAATGCGCGTGATCGGATACCTTGCGGTTTACGAACATATCGCCGTCACGCATCGCCCACCCTCATTGAACGCAGATCCTTCGGCGCGATCGCGGCGGCCCTTACGCTGACGCATGAACGAGCACGATTGGGACCGGGTGGCAGACCGCTTTGAGCAGGAGATCTTCAATGTGCCGGCCAACGATCGCCGCGGCGTCATCCGGGAGGCCTTGGAGGAACTGGCCGGTCCGGACCGCATCGCTGCCGACCTGGGTTGCGGGGTGGGGCGGACGCTGCCGTTGCTATCCACCCTGTTCGGCCGGGTCTATGCGGTGGATATATCCACCAGGTGCCTGGACATCGCACGCGATGCGCATCCGGAGCTCGGGAACATCAGGTATGTGCAGGCCGACCTGAGCGCAACACGCAAGGGCTTCCCTCAGGCCCATGTGGTGCTCTGCATCAATACCTGGCTCAATGGCGACCTGCGCACGCGGATGGGCATCATCAGCAACACGTGCAAGAGCGTGAGGCGCGGCGGTCACTTCGTGCTGGTGGTCCCGGCGCTGGGGTCGGCGTTGCTCGCTGCGTTCAGGCAGGTACAGTGGGAAATGCGGCTCGGCACGGAGCCCGGTGAGCTGGAACAGCAAGCCGCCAGGCGCGGAGGCGCACTGGAGCTCGGCCTGGTGGAGATCGACAAGGTGGCCACCAAGCACTACCTGAAGGAGGAGATCGAGGTCCTGCTGGATGAACAGGGCATGCGCATTGAACGGATGCAGAAGCTCGAGTATCCGTGGACCACCGAGTTCGCGGCGCCGCCGCGATGGATGCGTGAGCCCTATCCGTGGGATTGGTTCGTGGTGGCGCGCCGTGTGCGGTGACCGGGCGGCTGCTGGCTCAGCGGGGCAATCGACGCCCCAGCACCAGGTCCATGTAGAAACCCGGCCTCTTCAGGCGCTCGCGCAGGTCCAGGTCGGTGAACATGCTGCTGATGGTATCGGCCAGCGCCGGGTTGCGATTCGCGCGGTCCACCACGAAGTCGAACAGCCAGGGCTTGTCCGCCAGCTGCTGGAGCCGGGTGCTGATGGCGAGCTCCTTTCCCAGCCGTCGCCAAACGCGTTCATCATGCTCCTTCAGCCGTCCCGCGGAAGCATCGCCGGAGCGAATCGCCTTGGCGGCCACCTCTGCGGCATGCACACCGCTGATCATGGCATGGCTGATGCCCTCGCCCGTGAACGGGTCGATGAGGTGGCCGGCATCGCCCACCAGGAGGTATCCGTCGCCGCTAAGGGCAAGGCGCTTGCTGGCCAAAGGAAGCCCCATGCCCTGGATGGCGCCTTCGATCTGCGCAGCGACGAAGCGATGTCGCAGCTGCGGATGCTCGGTGAGCAGCTTCCTGAGCATGGCCTTCAGGTCCGCCTTGCGGCGCGCTGCCACATCGCTTCGCAGACCTAGCCCCACGTTGGCGCGGCCACCGGGGAGCGGGAACACCCACAGGTAGCCCGGCAGCAGGTCCTTGAGGAAAATGAGCTCGATGAATCCTTGCGGGTCGAGCCCGGTCACTCCCGAGCAGTAGGCCCTTACGCCTGCCGCATGGTGGCGCGGGTCCATGGGAAGCTTGGCCACATGCCTGGCGAAGGCGGAGTTCGCGCCCGCTGCGTCGATGATCAGCTCGGCCTCCACCAGCCGTCCGCGCGAGGTGATGACCCGCCATCCGGTCGGCGTCCGCTCGAATCCGGTGGCGGCTTCGCCCTCCGCTATCGATACCCCGGCGGAGCCCTTCGCCCGCCGGAAGAGGAGATCGTCGAACCGCAGCCTGGGAAGGATGGCGCCAGGGGCCTCGCCAAGGCCGGTGGTCCGGGAGAACGGCACGCGGAGCGACCGGCCGCTCGGAGCTACGAAGACCACTCCCCAGCTGGGCATGGCGAGCGCATCGCGCTTCACCTGCTCGGCCAGTCCCATATCGAGCCGCTCGAGGCTCCGCATCACCTTGCCACTGAGGGCGTCGCCGCAAACCTTGTCGCGCGGGAACACGGCTTTGTCAAGCAGCAGGGCCGGCACTCCGAGGGCCGAAAGCCGGAGGGCGGCGGACGCTCCGCCCGGCCCCCCGCCGATGATGAGGATGCCCGTTCGCACAGCCTCAGCGCTGTGCGAGCCGGTGGTGGGTTGCTCGCTCATGCGGCTTCAGGAAGTCCATTGGCGCTGTCAGCCGCGCAGGGAATCGGCGCTGAACCGGTCCAGGAAGCGGACATCGTTCTCCCAGTACAGGCGGAGATCCGGAACCCGGTAGATGAGCTGCGCGATGCGCTCCACGCCCATGCCCAGCGCGAAGCCGCTGTACCTGTCCGGGTCGATGCCGCAGTTGGCCAGCACGGCGGGGTCCACCATGCCGCAGCCCATGATCTCCACCCAGCCACTGTGCTTGCACACGCCGCATCCGGTGCCGCCGCAAAGGGTGCAGCTCATGTCCACCTCGGCGCTCGGTTCTGTGAAGGGGAAGTAGCTCGGACGCAGCCGGATGGCGACTTCTGGACCGAACATGCTCTTGGCGAAGTAGTCCAAGGTCCCCTTCAGCTCGGCGAAGCTGACGCCCTCGTCCACGTAGAGCGCCTCCACCTGGTGGAACATGCAGTGCGCGCGGGCGCTGATGGCCTCGTTGCGATAGACCCGCCCAGGGGAGATGGTGCGGATGGGCGGTTTGCTGCCCTCCATCACGCGCACCTGAACGCTGCTCGTATGCGTCCGCAGCGCCCGTCCGCCCGGCCCGTCCACGAAAAAGGTGTCCTGCATGTCGCGCGCCGGATGGTCGGGCGGGAAATTGAGCGCACTGAAATTGTGGTGGTCATCCTCCACCTCGGGGCCCTGGCTCACGGTGAAGCCGATGCGCGCGAATGCATCCACGATGCGCTGGCGGATGATCGTAATGGGGTGCAGGGCGCCTGTCGGCCCGGTGAGGGCCGGGGCGGAGGTGTCGAATGCAGCGCGCTCTTCGGCCGTATGCGCACCGAGCCCCGCTTTCAGCTCCTCCAACCGTGCTTGCGCCCGTTGCTTGAGCTGGTTCATGCGCTGACCCAGCACGCGCTTCTCCTCTGCCGCAACCTGCTTGAACGACTCGAACAGTTCGGTTATGGCGCCGTTGCGGCCCAGCATGGCCACACGGAACCGTTCCAGCTCATCGGCGGTGCGGGCTTCGGCCTTGGCCAGTTCGGCTTCCAGCTGGTTGATGCGTTCGGCGAGGCTCATTCGAGTATGCGCATGAACATCCGTATATCCTGAAGCGGCCGGTCGCGGGCATCGCAGGCCGTCTTGGCGATGGCATCCACCGTTTCCAGCCCCTCCACCACTTCACCGAAGACGGTATAGGCACCGTCCAGGTGGGGCGCCCCGCCCTGGGTGGCGTAGATACGCCTCTCCTCCTCGCTGTAGGGAATGGCCTCCGCGCCCTTTCGTGCGTTGAGGCGCTCCAGTTCAGGGCCCTGCCACGCCTTCCCCTGTACGATGTAGAACTGGCTGCCGCTGCTGCGCCGATCGGGATTCACATCATCCGCCAGCCGGGCCGCTGCCAATGCCCCCTGGCGGTGAATCAGCCCAGGAACGATCTCCGCTGGCAGCGTGTATCCAGGACCGCCTTGGCCGAGTGCCGCGCCAGGTGCAGCACGCCTGCTATCGGGGTCGCCCCCCTGCACCATGAAGCCCGGGATGACCCGGTGGAACAAGAGGCTGTCGTAGGCCCCGGCCCTTGCCAGGCGCAGGAAATTGTCGCGGTGGGTGGGCGTTTCGTTGAACAGGGCCACGACGATGGGGCCCAAGTCCGTGCGTATCTCTACGAGCGGGCGGGTGGGCGCCGCCGTGGGCTGCGCGTGCGTCATGGATTGCAGGGCCAGGGCGGCGAACAGGGCCACAGCCCACCCTCGCTTTTGCCGTGCGTGACGGCCCTCGCTTACATTTGACATCCGCAACGCCTTGGACAGAAGGCCCAAAAGTACCCCAATGACCTCATCCCTTCTCCGTAGCGCTCTTGCCAGCGCCATGGTGCTGGTCGTGGCCGCGCTCTTGCTCCCGGCCTGCAACAAGGACAAGCCCACCAAGGCCATCATCACCGTGAAGAAGGAGGATGGCACCGTGGTGCCCGATGCCTTGGTGAAGCTCTATGCGGACCCCGCGTATCCGTTGGGTGACCCCAACCGGCTCAACAAGGAGAGGAACACCGATGGCAGCGGCCGCGCGGAGTTCGACTATTCGGAATTCTACAAGAAGGGCCAGAGCGGATTCGCGGTGCTCGACATCCTCTGCACCTACGACACGCTCGTGGGCGAAGGCATCATCAAGATCGAGGAGGAGAAGGACAACGAGGAGACGGTGATCATCCTTCCCGCTGAGTAGCCGCGCGCCTCACGCCGCTTCGAAATAGGCCAGTACGGCCTCCTTCATCAGCCGCTCCTGCTCCTCGGGGCCCAGCGGCGGCAGTTCCCTCACACGTTCGAAGTGCGGCCACCCATCGGCATCGCGGCCCAGTTCGCGGTAGTACCCGTAGGGCATCAGCACCACGCAGATCGCGATGTGCATGAGGTTCACCTTCTCGTCCTTCTTGAACTCACGCGCTCCCTGGCCGAGTTCCTGCACGCCGATGAGGAAGAGGAGGGCATTCAGGTCCATCGTCCCCGCGTCGAAGCGTTTGGAGAGCGAAGCCACCAAGTCACGCCATCGTTTCTCGAATGCAAGGTCCATGGAGGAGGGGGGTCGGGGCGCGAAGTTCGTCCTCCGCGATTTCATCACCTTCACGGCCCATGAATGGATTGGACCTGGGCATTCTCCTCCTCTTGGCGTTTGCGGCTTGGAGGGGCTTCAGGCGTGGCTTCATCGTGGAATTGGCCTCGCTGCTGGCCCTGGTGGCAGGCCTCTGGGCGGCGGCACGGTACAGCGCAGAGGTCGCTTCGGCGGTCGGCATCGGGGCCAATCAGCCCGCGCTCGGCTTCCTGGTCACCTTCGCTGCGGTGCTGGTGGGGGTGCATCTGCTCGCCCGCCTGATCACCTCGGCTGTCGACCTCGTGGAGTTGGGCCTGCCCAACCGCATCTCGGGAGCGCTGTTCGCCACGGTGCGCTCGGCATTCACCCTTAGTGTGCTGCTGAACCTGGTGCTGGGTTATTCCGATGGCGCCATGCCTCCCGCCGCGGTGCGCGAAGGCTCTGCGCTCCATTCTCCCTTGCAAGCCTTTGCCCCTGTGCTGGTGCCGGCCGTCGGCCAGGCCAAGTGGGTGCAGTGGGCGGTGGAGCAGATTCGCGAGGAAGCGGGCGGGGTGCCATCCGACCCCGTGCCCTGAGCGCTCATTCGGCGGCTGCGGCGCGGCTTGGGCGCGGGTCGTGCGGCCTGTCCCCGAAGCAGCGCCTCCATGAGCGGTGCGAGCCATGCCTCTGCCATCCACGCCACGCCCAGCAGCAGGAACGGCATGGCCGGATTCTTGAACCGGGCGTCGGTGGTGGAGATGCCGCCAAGGAACAGCACAGCGAGCGCGATAGCCGTTACCGCCAACAAGCCTGCCGGGGGGCGGCGGATGATCCACAGCCAGCAGCCCAGGCCGAGCGCCAGGGCCACCAGGCCAGAGTAGATGGCGGAGACCGCCTGCAGCAAGGCCGATCCGCTGCCGTCTCCGAAGAAGGTCTGGATATGGCCCCTTCCGGGCGCGAGCAGGATGAATGCCGATTCGCGCGCCTGCACCCGGAGCCACGCCCAAGGATGTGCCGCGAAGGTGATCCGCAGGTCGCCGCGCAGGGCCGTGAAGTAGCCCGTGACGGCCGTGGCGTCCTCCCAATCGGTGCTGGATGCCCGGGCATCCAGCGTGCTGCGGTAGGCGGTGGCCTGCGGGTCATGGGCGGCGTCGAGCACCTGCGGCACGTGGAAATAGGCCGCAGCCACCGGCCCGCTGTCGGAAAGGATGAATCGACCGGTCTCCCGCTGATTGCGGACCATCCAGGGCAGCACCAGGAGGATGGCGGTGCCCATGAAGACGGCCATGGCGGACACAGGCCTTCGCCACAAGAGCAGCCCTGCCGCGGCGGCACAGGCCGCGAGCGGTAGCCCTGTGGGGCGGAACCAGGCGGCCAGCGCGAAGAGCGCCCCCGCGACCGCC
Protein-coding regions in this window:
- a CDS encoding acyl carrier protein — encoded protein: MSDIKSRVIAIIVDKLGVDQGEVTMEASFTNDLGADSLDTVELIMEFEKEFNIAIPDDQAEKIQTVGQAVEYVEKNAK
- the pyk gene encoding pyruvate kinase, with product MTEPKTKIVATIGPASSSREVLREMMLNGMDVCRLNFSHGSYDFYAELIANIRSLNDELGMTTAILADLQGPKLRVGAMESGPIELKDGALLTITTDPVAGRPGLVSTVYKQFPQDVKKGELVLLDDGKLRLEVVGTDGRTEVTTRVIHGGMLSANKGINLPNTRVSLPCLTEKDRADLDFALDHEVDWIGLSFVRSARDIIELKGIIQQREKHARVIAKIEKPEALREIDEIIREADALMVARGDLGVEIPMEKVPLVQKDIIKRCLAQHRPVIVATQMMESMITSITPTRAEVNDVANAVLDHADAVMLSAETSVGKFPVEVVRAMNRILMEMESSDSMFNVEQPDLQDNDRMVTDTICMAAVRMAAAIDIKAIVTMTHSGYTAFKISSMRPKAHIFAFTSNRRILNMLNLVWGVRAHYYDKTVSTDHTIADIKHILRSKRFVQKGELVVNVASMPIADQGMANMLKLSPA
- the fabF gene encoding beta-ketoacyl-ACP synthase II codes for the protein MQLRRVVVTGLGALTPLGNTLKAYWEGLVSGRSGAAPITRFDASKFKTQFACEVKGFNPEDFLDRKEARKMDPFAQYALVCSDEALKDSGLLESGVDRDMVGVIWGSGIGGLKTFQDECIGYGKGDGTPRFNPFFIPKMIADSAAGLISMRHTLRGPSYVTVSACASSNNSMIDAYNYIRLGTCVAAVTGGSEAAIYEAGVGGFNALHAMSTRNDDPATASRPYDKDRDGFVLGEGGAAIVLEDLEHALARGARIYCEVVGGGMSSDAYHITAPHPEGLGAELCMKHALRDAGMQPEEIDYINTHGTSTPIGDPQEVKAIQRLFGEHSYKLNISATKSMTGHLLGGAGAIEGVAAIMAVHSDIVPPTINHFTDDPEIDPQLNFTFNQAQRRTVNAALSNTFGFGGHNTSVIFRKYR
- a CDS encoding IPExxxVDY family protein; its protein translation is MPKHRLDDAAALPDAVVFGISCHVPDYRLCWSLNRALGLELERRRSDIVEHARGKELHYTVFDQRDEESEVRWSLVSNTCGKRRLIPSQRSADFFLVVDPEVAEAQDGLLGRIRGAEFVLTAFALPMNELRMGHKLLL
- the rnc gene encoding ribonuclease III, translated to MIKSLFSRARNPEERRVRAWCRQTLGLTPGDLPLYRQALRHVSAVSEERPDLPDNERLEFLGDAVLDAIIGNLLFTTYPDRGEGFLTRMRSKLVSRAQLNQLAKRIGIERVIETTVVRAHESSVPGNALEALIGALFLDKGFERTRKVVVRLIKDHFDLKEIEKEDRDGKSRLLEWGQKRRRKVEFVVREEGGGRGKHYVAEVRINGEVKGTGRGASKKSAEQDAAQSAFRGMRSRRPAGAGAEAHPGAHGASRRPAR
- a CDS encoding geranylgeranyl reductase family protein, producing the protein MSEQPTTGSHSAEAVRTGILIIGGGPGGASAALRLSALGVPALLLDKAVFPRDKVCGDALSGKVMRSLERLDMGLAEQVKRDALAMPSWGVVFVAPSGRSLRVPFSRTTGLGEAPGAILPRLRFDDLLFRRAKGSAGVSIAEGEAATGFERTPTGWRVITSRGRLVEAELIIDAAGANSAFARHVAKLPMDPRHHAAGVRAYCSGVTGLDPQGFIELIFLKDLLPGYLWVFPLPGGRANVGLGLRSDVAARRKADLKAMLRKLLTEHPQLRHRFVAAQIEGAIQGMGLPLASKRLALSGDGYLLVGDAGHLIDPFTGEGISHAMISGVHAAEVAAKAIRSGDASAGRLKEHDERVWRRLGKELAISTRLQQLADKPWLFDFVVDRANRNPALADTISSMFTDLDLRERLKRPGFYMDLVLGRRLPR
- the purN gene encoding phosphoribosylglycinamide formyltransferase; protein product: MVRIAILASGSGSNAQQLMERFAGHPAALVALVGSDQPKAGVLQRAWGFGVPSYLFSGQQLRDGTVLRELQGQRIDLVVLAGFMRLIPAEVVHAFPDRIVNIHPALLPRFGGKGMYGHHVHEAVIAAKERESGITIHLVNERYDEGRVLFQARCPVLQEDTPASLAERIHALEHEHYPRVLESLIAP
- a CDS encoding class I SAM-dependent methyltransferase, which translates into the protein MNEHDWDRVADRFEQEIFNVPANDRRGVIREALEELAGPDRIAADLGCGVGRTLPLLSTLFGRVYAVDISTRCLDIARDAHPELGNIRYVQADLSATRKGFPQAHVVLCINTWLNGDLRTRMGIISNTCKSVRRGGHFVLVVPALGSALLAAFRQVQWEMRLGTEPGELEQQAARRGGALELGLVEIDKVATKHYLKEEIEVLLDEQGMRIERMQKLEYPWTTEFAAPPRWMREPYPWDWFVVARRVR